Part of the Anopheles coluzzii chromosome 3, AcolN3, whole genome shotgun sequence genome is shown below.
TGGCAGCATGGAAACACTTCGATGCTTAATCAACGCTGGGGCTGATATAAACGCTAGGGTAGGCTACTCTGATCATTCAAGCAATTTCACTGTTTTGCTAATAACGTTCCGTTTAATTGCCCGATTTTAGGAAGGAAAATCTGGCATGTCCGCTCTACACATCAGCATTGAAAAGGGCAACGAAGAATTGGCCAACTTTTTGCTGGATGAGTGCCCACTGTTGAGCTTAGAGGCTGTTACCTATGCTGGCATGACGGCTTATCAGCTTGCACTTATCCAAGACAAGCGGATCTTGATTGGTGACCTCACAAAACGCGGAGCAGAGCAAATTTCCCTTCCCGCGAGCGACTCCGAGTCCGATTCTGAAGATGAAATGGTAAGCTAAAATGTGTGTAGCATATATATGGTAGTAGAAACATTGTTCAAACGCTGTAGTAGAAAGATTAGATACAATTGCTTCCAATATTTCGTACAGAGATCTAACATAATGTACACATTGTACATGTTTGTGTTACAGTGTGAGCTAAGaggatattattattattaaagcACGTTTGCTTAaggagaaataaaacaaaaacaaaagcgtaGTTGGTACAAAACTCGTCCCCCCGAGCAGCGGTTTGAAGCTGTTCGTGGAGAGGCTAGAGGCGCCCCGCCAATCcccttttttaatttgttttaaattctatGCTTCAACAAAATTACCCACTATATGCAGAGCAATACACATATTGCCTGTGTTATCAGTGTAGCTCTCTACTTTGATTTTAATACCTATGGTTTCACATTCCACAGATCAGTAACTACTACGGAGCGAGTGCGTTCTCGGCAACTTTCTCGGGATTATCGGCAATCAATGTGTCGTAGAGAGCCCACTGATGTTTGTCATCATTAACCCGAACGGCTGCGCTTTAACAATAATACGTACAAAGCTTTTTAGAGCGCGAATTGATAAAGCACACTTGCACAGAACTTGAACGAAAGctgtaatgtaaaataaatgtgACGATTCTTTCCTTCTAATAAGTGCCTTATGTAAATTGAACAGGATAGATACACACCTGCAAAGGCTTGTGATGGACTTTGCATAGCTGTAACGAACTATGATTTGTTCATCTGTTACGAAACAGCAGTAGCGCAATTATTGTAATATACAGGTCACACAATATCTAATGTAAAACTgcgagagacaaaaaaaactgtaaaccTTCCTCATTCATCCTGTTGGCAGCGGCCCGTTCCTGACCAAATCGATATAAAAAAGTGACACGTGTTTAGGAATTACCACCTAaaaccttcacacacacatacacagagccATTTTAAAGCCTTCAcctaataaaaacaaaatcttacTGACGTAGAGAACAGCATAGACATAGACCAGTATacatatattatttatatggtttaaaattaacttgTAAGAAAATAATGTACATGCCATGATTAATGTGGAGCAAACGGACGGAATAAAAACAACGCTAATCAATCCCCGCGTCATCGATCTTATCGGACAATTTATTGCTAAGTGCTAAGGGAGAGAAATGTTCGCCGGATGTTTGCTGGATGCGATTTTAATGGtttatttcaaaacaatcTTCCCCAACATTCACTACCAACAACAGCattttattcataaaataaCATGTGCCGTATAACGTTCGACTGTGTGTTTTGAACATATaagagaaaaaggaataaCAAAATCATCCAATTCACGTTTCTGATGCACTAAGAGCTAACTAAATCCccattgtgtgagtgtgtgtatgttaatATAATATATGTGTTAGTGTTATTGTGTGTCGGTGGTTAGTTATATTGATGGCACCCTAGAAAAGAGTATATTGCAGGCTCAAATCGCAAAGCTAACTTATGCAACGTTCTGTAGATAGCCATTACGGGAGTATAATTCTCTATAATTCCGATCCGATGGTTGGTAGCGTGGTGCGTGAAACGGCAGTGGCGCAAACTTGGTTGACTATTTTaccgttttccttttttagcGCTCTACTTTGCAACGCCCGGGTTGGGCAGCTTTTCCCAGCTCGGTTCGATGCCCCAGATTTGTCGCGCATACTCGGCGATGGTACGATCGCTCGAGAACTTGCCGCTCGTTGCAATGTTGTTGATGGACATCTCCAACCATTTCGGTTGATCCTGTCAGGAAATATGCAAgttttatgtttagttttgaGTAGTTTTCAcccaaacgcaaacacacacacaacatgtATGGTACGCATCACTCACCTGATACACGGCCGACACGCGATCTTGCGTTTTAATGTAGGAATCGAAATCAGCAAACAAGTAGTAACGGTCATACTTCAGCAGCACATTGGCGATATCCTGGAACTCATGGGGATTACCCGGGCTGAAGAATCCGCCCTGAATCTGATCGACGCACTGCTTGATATCGGGGTTGGAATTGTAGTAGTCATAGGCGTTGTACCCACGGCACTTAAGatcctccacctcctccacgGTCATACCGAAGATGAAGATGTTCTCATTGCCCATCTCCTCGGCCATCTCTACGTTGGCGCCATCCAGCGTGCCGATCGTAAGGGCACCATTGAGCTGGAACTTCATATTGCCCGTGCCCGATGCTTCCGTGCCAGCGGTAGAAATCTGCTCGGACAGATCGGCTGCCGGCATAATCTTTTCGGCCAGCGTTACTCGATAGTTTTCGAGGAAAATGACCTTCAACTTGTCGCCAACGATCGGATCATTGTTCACCACATTACCGACCGCGCAGATGAGCTTGATGATTTGCTTTGCGATGTAGTAGCCCGGGGCCGCCTTGCCGCCAATCATGATCGTACGCGGCGTAAAGTTGGCCGTTGGATCTCGCTTGATGCGATTGTACAGCGTGATGATGTGCAGACAGTTCAGCAACTGCCGTTTGTATTCGTGAATGCGCTTGACCTGAATATCAAACATCGAGGCCGGATTCACTTTCACACCATAGTCCCGCTCTAAAAGCTGCGCCAGCTTCAGCTTGTTCTCCTGCTTCACACGTGCTACGGCCCGCTGGAATGTAGGATCCTTGGCCCATTTcttcagctgctgcagctgctccaGATGTACCGGCCACTGGTCGCCGATCTTCTCCGCGATCAGATCAGACAGACCCGGGttgcacagcagcagccaacGGCGCGGCGTGATGCCGTTCGTTTTGTTCTGGAACTTTTCTGGCGTCATCTCGTAGAAGCTTTTGAAGATGTCCTTCTTAATAATCTCGGAATGGATCGCCGCCACACCGTTCACAGCGTGCGAACCGACAATGGACAGGTTTGCCATGTTGATGCGCTTCTCGCCATCCTCCTCCACCAGCGACAGTGCCCGCATGCGCCCGAAATCGCCCGGGAACCGTTTTTCAACTTCTTGTAAATGCAAAAAGTTTATATGATAAATGATCTCCAAATGACGTGGTAGAATGGACTGCAGCATCGAAACCGGCCAGCGTTCCAGTGCCTCCGGCAGCACGGTGTGATTCGTGTAGGCGCACGTGCGCACCACAATGTCCCACGCCTTCTCCCAGcttaatttttcatcatcAATCAGAATGCGcatcagctccggaattgcCAGCGAGGGATGCGTATCGTTCAATTGAATAGCCACCTTGTTGGGGAAGTCATCGAACGACGTTCGGACGGCATCACGCGACCCAAACTTGGAGGCCTTGTAGCGACGCACAATGTCCTGCAGCGTGGCAGCGCACATAAAGTATTCCTGTTTCAGGCGCAGCTCCTTGCCCTCGAAGAAGTTGTCATTGGGATACAGCACACGCGAGATGTTTTCTGCCAAGTTACGATCCAACACCGCCTGAATGTAATCACCATCGTTGACTgtgggaaaagaagaagaagaaaaagaacggTTCATTTGAGTGCTCGCACATAATAGCAGCATTTCAATCATAAACAACGATGGCAACCTTTCAACAAACAACCAATAAAAAGGCCCCTTTGTATCTATACTTACAGAACTTCAGGTTGAAATCAATCGGCGACTTGGCAGACCACAGGCGCAGAGTATTGACCACATTGTTTCCATACCCAGGCACCGGATTATCGTACGGCATAGCGAACACGGTCTGTGTGTCGACCCACTTCTTGCCCTCCGGTGTGTCGATCACGCGGCCATAGAAATGGATGGGGATCATGTACTCGGGGCGAGCCTTCTCCCACGGATTGCCATAGCGCAGCCAATCGTCGGGCTCCTCCACCTGTTCGCCGTTGCGAATCTTTTGTGCAAAAATACCATACTCATAACGAATGCCTGTAATTTGGAAttaatacagaaaaaaaaaccgttggTACTTTTATACAGAAATGCTGCCGTTACAATCGTCCTACCGTAGCCGTAGGCGGGCATTCCAAGCGTGGCCATGGAATCAAGGAAGCAGGCAGCCAGCCGGCCCAAACCACCGTTACCCAGGCCGGCATCTTCCTCCAGCTCCTCCAGCTCCTCAATGTCCAGCCCAAGCTGGTACATGGCTTCATCGCAGGACGTTTGAATGCCAAGATTTATCATGGTGTTTTGCAATGATCGTCCCATGTAGTATTCCAAGGACAAATAGTACACGCgctgttgaagaaaaaaaaacagtggaaaaacaatacattttaatCGTTGTCGGTAAAACTTGATTTAATTTACTACACGGAGTTTGCAATCAAATACAACGCCGCGATCCGCTAGGAAACGGGTTTGTTTTAGCGATCGCGATTGTAAGACATAATAATTGGGTCATTGTTATCGCATGCACCAGTCAACTGTGCCATCGATTCCTATCACTATCACGCTAACTAGTGATAGTGGCCGCAAATAGAACAAAACAATCTCTTATCACGgtagacacacacatatgatTCTGATTATCTTATTGGCAACCGGGCTAAAGGTTCTAGCCGAGGCGCCCCTTGTGCGTCCTTGTGGAAGAGGAAGAGTTGTATTGCCCTATTTGTTCATTTAACGGTGGTCATTTTAATGATGAAGATGGAATGATAAACCATGTTCCAACTGTAGATTAATCTTAAATATTGCACAATTAATCATCCCGTTGTAGGAAAATTGGTAAAGCTTTGAAAAAACGATGGGTCATTGTTCACAATTCAAATGAAAAGAGGTACTAAATCAGAATAAAGTCCTCGtgatcaccaccaccaccattcgtTATACAGGTTGCCATTGAGGCACTCGGCACACCGCCGATACCCACCCTTCCTCCCCCCCTTCACCTGTTCGCCACCACCCCTTCTGTGTTCTATTCTATTCACTGACAACTAGAGGTCAAATATCGAGTTCATGGAGCACGACGAGATCGTTCGTGTTTGGTCGTCGTCGACTCGTAGGGCTTATCCGTACAGGAATTATGGCAACGACAAGGAAGTGTGCGGGTGCGAATTTCCTTACCTTGGGATCCTTCTCGTAATAGTACTGCTGGGTTCTGATCCATCTTGAAACCAGATGATCCTTCACCGTGTGAGCCAGCGCAAAGTAATAATCACGCACGGTGGCTACATTTCTATCCTTTACCAGCGTGTAGTGAAGATGCCGATTGAAATCCTTCTTGATCTCGTTCACATCCTCCAGCTGGGCGATGCCGCGCACACtgatttgtttccttttatCGACGTCCGATTGTGGCTTCGACATTTTGCAGGAAGTTGGAGGATCTTGGACTTGGAAATATCTTTGCAAGCTACCGTTATGGGAAACcgagacactcacacacacactccacacgAACACGAATCACCAGAGGAATTGGAAGTCCGACCGCGGACCACTCTTCGAGATTAGTGTTCAGAAAATGGGATTCAGGCTGGTTTCGCTACTTCTTCGGTCACCTTGGTGAAGGTCAAACATGcgctgtgttgtttttgtagcTGTCAATACAAGAACCTTACAACAGCGCAAGAGAGTGTTTGCATTTGTCGTGTTCGATTCCGTGCGACAGCTGCTGTGTgttgaaattgatttgattataTCACATATTGATTGCTAACGATCTTCAGAATGATGGTTGCTTTTGAAATTgttaaaatgtttgtatttttatgtatttctACGTGCTTTCCCTTTGTagattatgatttttttttaaatatttagctGCTTTTATATACATGCTGACGTAGCTGAAAAAGGGGTTACAATTATTGTAGCCTGGCTCGAGGAGACTTTCTTTCTTCTGGTGTACATTTTATATAACACTTTTCCCAAAATGAGGAACGGGACTTTTCAATAAATGTAATAAGAAAGCTATTATTACGTGATTGGTTAACCGATGGAGCAATCGATTGATTGGTTCTTTCATTTCAAAGCCCTTGAACACATTAACCCCCATATCCCAATGGCAACGGCTACACGGTATGAAAGGGATTGTTATTAAGATAGAAAGGTCtgtagttttattttctaGCTATGGCGAAACATTTACTGTAATGCAGATTATTTTATCCATATTTGAGATTTGttatattgatttttgtttccgATGTTTCTATACTTTAATTTAAGCATGTGCTGTAAATTCTACATGAAGTGTTGTATCGACCTCCTATAGCTTTTGctcctttttcttctgcaaTCAAATCTGTCTGTCGTTACGGAAGGCAAgcgaaattttaaaaacataataataaaacaacgaCGATTTGTCAAAGTTTCGCGAACAACGTAATGATGGTGAGGAGTTTAACCAAAACCATGACATTAAGGCCGTGCCAATAAAGCATACGTAACGCTCAATTTCATTACAATCACACGCAATTTCAAGGTATGTTATATTTTCTTATGAGAGTAACACTATTTCTTACGCCAAGAATGCGAACCACATAATCTCAATGACGACTCTATTCGCGCACGCGACACATCCATAGACTTCTTGCCCCGACTTCCGCTTTTGTTCGTGTTCCATTTAAGAACTGCATTATTAGTGTTTTGTTCGGAAGTCTACggtaattttaaattttgattttcacctCTTGTAGTAAAACTCGTTCGATGATGGCATTACAAAGCAGATTCAAACAAAATAGGTGGCATAAAACTTCAAAAGCAAAGTACAAACAACAGCAAGTATTCGAATGCTAATAATATCTTTTTTAGCAACTTTTTCATTGATGACTCTTgttgtgtctgtctgtgtgtgagtgtgtgcctTCAAACACGACGGCTACTTGGTTTTACTTGGTTTTCTCGGTTTCAGTTTTCTTGCCCAATGGGACAGCTGCCTTCACTctgcaaagaaaaacagcaaataATTGTTACGTATGTTCCAACTATACTATATTAAGGGTTTCATCTTACTTTTCTGTGATTTCCTGAATTTTGCTTCGAACCATCTCTAAATGGGTGTCAATGgactgtttgttgttttcgtaAACTTTTGGCAAGGTGAACAGAGCCACAAATCCTAGAATGATTATTGCAAATAGGACAATGTTAAAACATTTGTTGTTAAATTGCAAATGTACAGATTTCTGGCACTGGAGGAGGAGCTCCAAGCAAATGCACTTACCGATCATAACGCATGTCATTCCATTGAACAGTGCTCCAACATATGTCAACCAGTACAGCAAAACTCCAAATTTGATCGAATCTACGAGATCCTCTACCAAAAATAGGCGCCTTAATCCGGTCACTAAAGCGTTCACGTGAGCCACAGCAACGGTAGCCAGCTGTTGTACCTTCTCCTGCGACAAGGTAAGATCCAGTTCCAAGTAGTCCCTGTAAAAAAAGGCAGTGTTTAAGCAACACCTACTCTTATCTTACATGCACTTGAACAATTACTTGAATGGGTGACCCTCGGAGGTTTTCTGCACGGCCTGCAGAACGTTCTTATAGATCCGGAATGAGATAGTTCCGAACAGTAGCAGCAAGGATAGGTACGAAAATACGCTGATCAGCGAGAACAGCGACATGGCCAGCAGGATGGCAAGGCCCCCTCCGAATACCACCGCCGATTTCTTTACATCACGCCAATAGATAAGAGATTCCACTGCAAAAGAAAGATAATAAAAGACAAATAATTGTGATGTCCACTGCTAATCTTTGCCAATTGCAGTAATGGTTTATGCACGGATGATTGACCAAACACACGTTTAGCTTATCAGTACGCGGGCCCGTGGGCCCATATTGACACGTTGCCACTTGCTCGCTCGCTTGCTCTATCCTTTCTCGATCGACCTGCAGAAACGTccttttttacagtttttaaCCTGTATTTACCTGGACCGCGGGGCGGCAAATCTAGACGATTGTAATGACCATTTCCATTGGAAACACGCGAATTTTGTCGTTTAACCATTTTGATTTCAGTTCTACTTCCACCGCGTATGTGTCGACGAATGCGAGTAACGAAAGACCAACTTCCAACTCAACACTTAATCCATCCTTCTTCGTGCTTGATCTTCAAGCTTGGAGCAGTGTTCCCAAACTCTGCAACTGCTTTCATTTTACAGGTAGCAGGTGTCAAACGTGAAGCATACGTCTGGCATAAACCAAACAGCCAGCCTATGCTGCACCTATTCAGGTAGGCGCTGAAAGCTATTGTtgaccaaacacacacacacattttgccTGGCGGATTAATCTCACCAGTGGAAACGGATGCCCTTTTCCACTGGTGCAACACAAAACTATAaatagtgtgtgtttgtttaatcGCACATTTATATTACAACCAAACGGGACACATATATCGTCTATCTAACCCTGTAATGTCTGTGGCGCGTGCTtttacataattttttttagtcTGTACTTATGGAATGAATAGCATTGCTTACATCCATCTTTGGTGAAATCAGAAGCTTCTAAAACCAGATATTCTGCTAAAGCATTTTTCGCCATAGTTTCACTTTTCGGTAAGTTTGCTTTTGTTGACAAAATATATGATTCACCACGGCGTTGTGCCGGTTGTGTGCAGCACGGCAAATTAAATTTGCGTTCAAAGAACTCTCCCTGCGGTTGTCACTTTGCGGAAAATTACTGCCCGGACCGCGTTAGAACTTTAAATGTGTTGCCGCAGGGTTCCGTTCAATGAAAGGAGAACGTTTATTTATAGCTTTACTCTTTTTAACTATATGTTAGtcactgttttatttttacagaTCTTGGCTTTGCTGCATGATATCTGAAACGTTCGGGCGGGTAGGATCGTGTAGGCACACTTTGACAATCGGCATTATGGAAGATTTCAGCAATCTTTCGTAATACAGTGAACGCTCGATTTTCCCGCACTGTAACAATCGAATTCATTTTCATTACTTGATGTGATTCTAAGTacagttttgtattttttttaatgatattttggAATTCAGTCAAgagcgatttttttt
Proteins encoded:
- the LOC120955923 gene encoding reticulon-3-A isoform X4, yielding MAKNALAEYLVLEASDFTKDGLESLIYWRDVKKSAVVFGGGLAILLAMSLFSLISVFSYLSLLLLFGTISFRIYKNVLQAVQKTSEGHPFKDYLELDLTLSQEKVQQLATVAVAHVNALVTGLRRLFLVEDLVDSIKFGVLLYWLTYVGALFNGMTCVMIGFVALFTLPKVYENNKQSIDTHLEMVRSKIQEITEKVKAAVPLGKKTETEKTK
- the LOC120955919 gene encoding glycogen phosphorylase; translation: MSKPQSDVDKRKQISVRGIAQLEDVNEIKKDFNRHLHYTLVKDRNVATVRDYYFALAHTVKDHLVSRWIRTQQYYYEKDPKRVYYLSLEYYMGRSLQNTMINLGIQTSCDEAMYQLGLDIEELEELEEDAGLGNGGLGRLAACFLDSMATLGMPAYGYGIRYEYGIFAQKIRNGEQVEEPDDWLRYGNPWEKARPEYMIPIHFYGRVIDTPEGKKWVDTQTVFAMPYDNPVPGYGNNVVNTLRLWSAKSPIDFNLKFFNDGDYIQAVLDRNLAENISRVLYPNDNFFEGKELRLKQEYFMCAATLQDIVRRYKASKFGSRDAVRTSFDDFPNKVAIQLNDTHPSLAIPELMRILIDDEKLSWEKAWDIVVRTCAYTNHTVLPEALERWPVSMLQSILPRHLEIIYHINFLHLQEVEKRFPGDFGRMRALSLVEEDGEKRINMANLSIVGSHAVNGVAAIHSEIIKKDIFKSFYEMTPEKFQNKTNGITPRRWLLLCNPGLSDLIAEKIGDQWPVHLEQLQQLKKWAKDPTFQRAVARVKQENKLKLAQLLERDYGVKVNPASMFDIQVKRIHEYKRQLLNCLHIITLYNRIKRDPTANFTPRTIMIGGKAAPGYYIAKQIIKLICAVGNVVNNDPIVGDKLKVIFLENYRVTLAEKIMPAADLSEQISTAGTEASGTGNMKFQLNGALTIGTLDGANVEMAEEMGNENIFIFGMTVEEVEDLKCRGYNAYDYYNSNPDIKQCVDQIQGGFFSPGNPHEFQDIANVLLKYDRYYLFADFDSYIKTQDRVSAVYQDQPKWLEMSINNIATSGKFSSDRTIAEYARQIWGIEPSWEKLPNPGVAK
- the LOC120955923 gene encoding reticulon-3-A isoform X2; the protein is MEESSQSSKALFICSVMNPYTWFNPARLHPKVESLIYWRDVKKSAVVFGGGLAILLAMSLFSLISVFSYLSLLLLFGTISFRIYKNVLQAVQKTSEGHPFKDYLELDLTLSQEKVQQLATVAVAHVNALVTGLRRLFLVEDLVDSIKFGVLLYWLTYVGALFNGMTCVMIGFVALFTLPKVYENNKQSIDTHLEMVRSKIQEITEKVKAAVPLGKKTETEKTK
- the LOC120955923 gene encoding reticulon-3-A isoform X3 — translated: MVKRQNSRVSNGNGHYNRLDLPPRGPVESLIYWRDVKKSAVVFGGGLAILLAMSLFSLISVFSYLSLLLLFGTISFRIYKNVLQAVQKTSEGHPFKDYLELDLTLSQEKVQQLATVAVAHVNALVTGLRRLFLVEDLVDSIKFGVLLYWLTYVGALFNGMTCVMIGFVALFTLPKVYENNKQSIDTHLEMVRSKIQEITEKVKAAVPLGKKTETEKTK